The following are encoded together in the Pseudomonas sp. IB20 genome:
- a CDS encoding efflux RND transporter permease subunit produces the protein MNFSKFFISRPIFAAVLSLLILIAGAISLFQLPISEYPEVVPPTVVVRANFPGANPKVIGETVAAPLEQAITGVENMLYMSSQSTADGKLTLTITFALGTDLDNAQVQVQNRVTRTQPKLPEEVTRIGITVDKASPDLTMVVHITSPDQRYNMLYLSNYAILNIKDELARLGGVGDVQLFGMGDYSLRVWLDPNKTASRNLTATDVVTAIREQNRQVAAGALGAQPAPSDTSFQLSVNTQGRLVTEEEFENIVVRAGANGEITRLKDIARVELGSSQYALRSLIDNQPAVAIPIFQRPGSNAIDISNEVRAKMAELKQSFPQGMDYRIAYDPTVFVRGSIEAVVHTLFEALILVVLVVILFLQTWRASIIPLVAVPVSLIGTFAVMHLFGFSLNALSLFGLVLAIGIVVDDAIVVVENVERNIELGLEPFPATEKAMSEVTGPIIATALVLCAVFIPAAFISGLTGQFYKQFALTIAISTVISAFNSLTLSPALAAVLLKGHNAPKDGFSRFLDKMLGGWLFKPFNRFFDKASHGYVGTVRRVIRGSGIALFLYAGLMVLTWLGFAHTPTGFVPAQDKQYLVAFAQLPDAASLDRTEDVIKRMSDIAMKQPGVESAIAFPGLSINGFTNSPNNGIVFVTLKPFDERKDPSLSAGAIAGALNGKYSSIEEAYMAIFPPPPVQGLGTIGGFRLQVEDRGNLGYDELYKEVQNIITKSRGVPELFGLFTSYTVNVPQVDAAIDREKAKTHGVAVSDIFDTLQIYLGSLYANDFNRFGRTYQVNVQAEQQFRQDEDQIGQLKVRNNKGEMIPLATFIKVSDTSGPDRVMHYNGFITAEINGNAAPGYSSGQAQAAIEKLLKEELPNGMTYEWTDLTYQQILSGNTALFVFPLCVLLAFLVLAAQYESWSLPLAVILIVPMTLLSAITGVIISGGDNNIFTQIGLIVLVGLACKNAILIVEFAKDKQQEGLDPLAAVLEACRLRLRPILMTSFAFIMGVVPLVLSSGAGAEMRHAMGVAVFSGMIGVTFFGLLLTPVFYVLIRRYVERGEARKAAKALKLETQQ, from the coding sequence ATGAATTTTTCCAAGTTCTTCATTTCGCGGCCGATCTTCGCAGCGGTGCTGTCGCTGTTGATCCTGATCGCGGGTGCAATCTCGCTGTTCCAACTGCCGATCAGCGAATACCCGGAAGTGGTGCCGCCAACGGTCGTGGTACGTGCCAACTTCCCGGGCGCCAACCCTAAAGTCATCGGTGAAACCGTGGCCGCTCCGTTGGAGCAAGCCATCACCGGCGTCGAGAACATGCTGTACATGTCCTCGCAGTCGACCGCCGACGGCAAGCTGACCCTGACCATCACCTTCGCCCTGGGCACTGACCTGGATAACGCGCAGGTGCAGGTCCAGAACCGTGTGACGCGCACTCAGCCGAAACTGCCTGAGGAAGTGACCCGCATCGGTATCACCGTGGACAAGGCCTCCCCTGACCTGACCATGGTGGTGCACATCACCTCCCCCGACCAGCGCTACAACATGCTCTACCTGTCCAACTACGCCATCCTCAATATCAAAGATGAGTTGGCACGCCTGGGCGGTGTGGGCGATGTGCAGTTGTTCGGCATGGGCGACTACTCCCTGCGTGTGTGGCTGGACCCGAACAAGACGGCCTCGCGCAACCTGACCGCCACCGATGTGGTGACGGCCATTCGCGAACAGAACCGCCAGGTGGCGGCTGGGGCATTGGGCGCGCAGCCTGCCCCCAGTGACACCAGCTTCCAACTGTCGGTCAATACCCAGGGCCGCCTGGTCACTGAGGAAGAGTTCGAAAATATCGTGGTTCGTGCCGGCGCTAACGGCGAAATCACGCGCCTGAAGGACATTGCGCGGGTGGAGTTGGGTTCCAGCCAATACGCCCTGCGTTCGTTGATCGATAACCAGCCGGCCGTGGCGATCCCGATCTTTCAGCGCCCTGGCTCCAACGCCATCGACATCTCCAATGAAGTGCGCGCCAAGATGGCGGAGCTCAAACAGAGCTTCCCGCAAGGCATGGATTACCGCATCGCCTATGACCCGACCGTCTTCGTGCGCGGCTCCATCGAGGCCGTGGTTCACACCCTGTTCGAAGCGCTGATCCTGGTAGTGCTGGTGGTGATCCTGTTCCTGCAAACCTGGCGCGCCTCGATCATTCCATTGGTGGCGGTGCCGGTATCGTTGATCGGTACGTTTGCGGTGATGCACCTGTTCGGCTTCTCACTCAATGCGCTGTCGCTGTTCGGCTTGGTATTGGCCATCGGTATCGTGGTGGACGACGCCATCGTGGTGGTGGAGAACGTCGAGCGCAACATTGAATTGGGACTGGAGCCGTTCCCGGCCACTGAAAAGGCCATGAGCGAAGTGACCGGCCCGATCATCGCGACCGCGTTGGTACTGTGCGCGGTGTTCATTCCGGCGGCCTTTATCAGTGGCTTGACCGGGCAGTTCTATAAGCAGTTCGCCTTGACGATTGCGATCTCGACGGTAATTTCGGCGTTCAACTCGCTGACCTTGTCGCCCGCACTGGCTGCGGTACTGCTTAAAGGTCACAACGCACCGAAGGACGGCTTCTCCAGGTTCCTCGACAAGATGCTGGGTGGCTGGTTGTTCAAACCGTTCAACCGCTTCTTCGACAAAGCCAGCCATGGTTACGTCGGTACTGTGCGCCGGGTGATTCGCGGCAGTGGCATTGCACTGTTCCTTTACGCTGGCCTGATGGTTTTGACCTGGCTGGGCTTTGCTCACACGCCGACCGGTTTCGTACCGGCCCAGGACAAGCAGTACCTGGTGGCCTTCGCGCAATTGCCGGACGCCGCGAGCCTGGACCGTACCGAAGATGTGATCAAGCGCATGTCCGACATCGCCATGAAACAGCCCGGCGTGGAAAGCGCTATCGCCTTCCCCGGCTTGTCGATCAACGGTTTTACCAATAGCCCGAACAACGGCATCGTGTTCGTGACCTTAAAGCCGTTCGATGAGCGTAAAGACCCGAGCCTGTCGGCAGGCGCGATTGCCGGTGCACTGAACGGCAAGTACAGCAGTATCGAGGAAGCCTACATGGCGATCTTTCCTCCGCCGCCGGTACAGGGCCTGGGAACGATTGGCGGCTTCCGCCTGCAGGTCGAAGACCGTGGCAACCTGGGGTACGACGAGCTGTACAAAGAAGTGCAGAACATCATCACCAAGAGCCGTGGCGTACCTGAGCTGTTCGGCCTGTTCACCAGCTACACGGTCAACGTGCCCCAGGTCGATGCTGCCATCGACCGCGAAAAAGCCAAGACCCACGGCGTGGCGGTCAGCGACATCTTCGACACCCTGCAGATCTACCTGGGTTCGTTGTATGCCAACGACTTCAACCGCTTCGGCCGTACCTATCAAGTCAACGTGCAGGCTGAGCAACAGTTCCGCCAGGATGAAGACCAGATCGGCCAACTGAAAGTGCGTAACAACAAAGGCGAGATGATCCCGCTGGCGACCTTTATCAAGGTCAGCGACACCTCGGGGCCGGACCGCGTGATGCACTACAACGGCTTTATCACCGCTGAAATCAACGGCAACGCCGCACCGGGCTACAGCTCCGGCCAGGCCCAGGCTGCGATTGAAAAACTGTTGAAAGAGGAACTGCCCAACGGCATGACCTACGAGTGGACCGACCTGACGTATCAGCAAATCCTCTCGGGCAACACGGCGCTGTTCGTGTTCCCGCTCTGCGTACTGCTGGCGTTCCTGGTACTGGCCGCCCAATACGAAAGCTGGAGCCTGCCACTGGCGGTGATCCTGATCGTACCGATGACGCTGCTGTCGGCCATTACCGGGGTGATTATCTCGGGCGGCGACAACAACATCTTCACGCAGATCGGCTTGATCGTACTGGTAGGCCTGGCGTGTAAGAACGCGATTCTGATCGTCGAGTTCGCCAAGGACAAACAGCAAGAAGGCCTCGACCCGCTCGCTGCGGTACTGGAAGCCTGCCGTCTGCGTCTGCGGCCGATCTTGATGACCTCGTTCGCCTTCATCATGGGTGTGGTGCCACTGGTGTTGTCCAGCGGTGCCGGTGCCGAGATGCGCCATGCCATGGGCGTAGCGGTGTTCTCCGGGATGATCGGCGTGACCTTCTTCGGTCTGCTGCTGACGCCAGTGTTCTACGTATTGATCCGTCGCTATGTGGAGCGCGGCGAAGCGCGCAAAGCGGCCAAGGCCTTGAAGCTGGAGACACAGCAATGA
- the mexE gene encoding multidrug efflux RND transporter periplasmic adaptor subunit MexE has translation MEQSLKHLRFPLAILAVVVMSACGKSPEQAAAMPPAKISVAKVLEQPVNEWDEFTGRLEAPETVQIRPRVSGQIDQVAFTEGALVKKGDVLFQIDPRPFQAEVRRLEAQLAQTKAAATRSDNEAQRGDRLRQSNAISAELADSRTTAAQEARAAVAGIQAQLDLAKLNLSFTRVTSPISGRVSRAEITAGNLVTADVTALTSVVSTDKVYAYFDADERVYLKYTQLAREGRRGATTPVYLGLSNETGNPHLGQMNFIDNQVNPATGTIRGRAVFDNSKGEYTPGLYARLKLVGSGTYSAVLINDEAVGTDLGKKFVLVMDGDKPAYRSVELGPKIEGLRIVRSGLNKDDTIVVKGLQRIRPGSPVTPETIPMASKETLAALAQQRQALEASNLEQVAPDKAAPKVASVATPRG, from the coding sequence ATGGAACAGTCACTCAAACATTTGCGCTTCCCCTTGGCGATCTTGGCCGTAGTGGTGATGAGCGCGTGCGGCAAGAGCCCGGAACAAGCGGCCGCCATGCCCCCTGCGAAGATCAGTGTGGCCAAGGTGCTCGAACAACCGGTCAACGAGTGGGATGAATTCACCGGTCGCCTGGAAGCGCCGGAGACCGTGCAGATTCGTCCGCGCGTGTCCGGCCAGATCGACCAGGTGGCCTTCACCGAAGGCGCCTTGGTCAAGAAAGGCGATGTGTTGTTCCAGATCGACCCGCGTCCGTTCCAGGCTGAAGTGCGCCGCCTCGAAGCCCAGCTTGCCCAAACCAAAGCCGCCGCCACCCGTAGCGATAACGAAGCGCAACGGGGCGACCGCCTGCGTCAGAGCAATGCGATTTCCGCCGAACTGGCCGACTCGCGCACCACCGCCGCCCAGGAAGCTCGCGCCGCTGTCGCCGGGATTCAGGCGCAGTTGGACCTGGCCAAGTTGAACCTGAGCTTTACCCGCGTGACCTCGCCGATCAGTGGCCGCGTCAGCCGTGCCGAAATCACCGCCGGCAACTTGGTCACCGCCGACGTCACCGCGCTGACCAGCGTGGTCTCCACCGACAAGGTCTACGCCTACTTCGACGCCGACGAGCGCGTGTACCTCAAGTACACCCAACTGGCGCGCGAAGGCCGCCGTGGCGCGACCACGCCCGTGTACCTGGGCCTGTCGAATGAAACCGGCAACCCGCACTTGGGCCAGATGAACTTCATCGACAACCAGGTCAACCCGGCCACCGGCACCATCCGTGGTCGCGCCGTGTTCGATAACAGCAAAGGCGAATACACCCCAGGCCTGTATGCGCGCTTGAAGCTGGTCGGCAGCGGCACCTACTCCGCCGTGCTGATCAACGACGAAGCCGTCGGCACTGACCTTGGCAAGAAGTTCGTGCTGGTGATGGACGGCGACAAGCCGGCGTACCGCTCGGTGGAACTGGGGCCGAAGATCGAAGGCTTGCGCATCGTGCGCAGCGGTTTGAACAAGGACGACACCATCGTCGTGAAGGGCCTGCAGCGCATTCGTCCGGGGTCGCCGGTTACACCGGAAACCATCCCGATGGCCAGCAAGGAAACCCTCGCCGCCTTGGCACAACAACGACAAGCGCTTGAAGCCAGCAACCTAGAGCAAGTGGCGCCGGATAAAGCCGCGCCAAAAGTTGCCAGCGTCGCGACTCCACGCGGTTAA
- a CDS encoding cysteine hydrolase family protein has translation MTLAIATHPVRSLPAMLKSTLVGLGMMMGFGHYAVAADTAANQQPTIRAMLGAKPTERLDPKTTALLVIDFQNEYFTGRMPIPDGMKALENTQRLIKFADKEKIQVIHVQHIAPDGAAVFAKNGKTVDFHPLMKPRAQDTLVQKTTVSVFASTDLDAQLKKAGVKTLIISGLMTHACVAGAARDAAPLGYDVVVASDASATRAITRADGHSVTKDELHNSALAEIEDTFGSVLTTSQIIALPVN, from the coding sequence ATGACCCTCGCTATTGCCACTCATCCCGTCCGCTCATTACCTGCCATGCTCAAGTCCACACTGGTGGGCCTCGGCATGATGATGGGGTTCGGCCACTACGCGGTCGCCGCCGACACCGCCGCGAATCAGCAGCCCACCATTCGCGCCATGTTGGGTGCCAAACCCACAGAACGCCTGGACCCGAAAACCACCGCCCTGCTGGTAATCGACTTCCAGAATGAATACTTCACCGGCCGCATGCCGATCCCGGACGGCATGAAGGCTCTGGAAAACACCCAGCGCCTGATCAAATTCGCTGACAAAGAAAAAATCCAGGTCATTCACGTGCAGCACATCGCCCCGGATGGCGCGGCGGTATTCGCCAAGAACGGCAAGACCGTTGATTTTCACCCGCTGATGAAGCCGCGTGCGCAAGACACGCTCGTGCAGAAGACCACCGTCAGCGTATTCGCCAGCACTGACCTGGATGCGCAATTAAAGAAGGCCGGCGTCAAGACTCTGATTATCAGTGGCCTGATGACCCACGCCTGTGTCGCCGGCGCCGCCCGGGACGCCGCGCCGTTGGGTTATGACGTTGTGGTAGCATCCGATGCCAGTGCCACCCGGGCGATTACACGCGCCGATGGCCATTCGGTAACCAAGGATGAGTTGCACAACTCGGCGCTGGCGGAAATTGAAGACACTTTCGGCTCGGTGCTGACCACCTCGCAAATTATCGCGTTGCCGGTTAACTGA
- a CDS encoding LysR family transcriptional regulator encodes MNQLSAMRAFRCIVDAKGFSAAAERLDTTHSTISRQLQQLEIELGAQLINRNTRRFSLTAAGEQYYAACVDILDRLDAASQAIAHGHQRPEGVLRVSVPLVVGTLDLPHWLPGFQRRYPDIELQLCCDDQFVDLVADGFDVAIRISSALADTSLIARTLTVSSQVLVASPGYIGRHGLPRSAQELDKHHLLSFVGASSDWQLSAARGAVVNVTPSGRFSTNTISALHAATLAGAGIACFTQATVHNDLALGQLVRILPNYSLGERHYYALYPQALQDGSLVRLLPAYKLRERRIFAVYPSRRFLDAKVRTWVEWLREQLPVLLGDYAEDF; translated from the coding sequence ATGAACCAGTTATCCGCCATGCGCGCCTTTCGGTGCATCGTTGACGCCAAAGGCTTTTCTGCCGCAGCAGAGCGCCTGGACACCACGCACTCGACGATTTCCCGGCAGTTGCAGCAGTTGGAGATTGAGCTGGGCGCCCAGCTGATCAACCGCAACACGCGGCGCTTCAGTCTGACGGCGGCCGGGGAGCAGTACTACGCTGCGTGCGTGGATATCCTCGACCGTCTCGACGCCGCATCCCAAGCCATCGCCCATGGGCACCAACGCCCTGAAGGCGTGCTGAGAGTCAGTGTGCCGCTGGTGGTGGGGACCTTGGATCTGCCGCACTGGCTGCCGGGTTTTCAGCGGCGCTATCCCGATATTGAGCTGCAACTGTGTTGCGATGATCAATTCGTCGATTTGGTTGCCGACGGGTTTGATGTCGCGATACGCATCTCCAGCGCCTTGGCGGACACCTCGCTGATTGCACGCACGTTGACGGTTTCCAGTCAGGTTCTGGTGGCTTCGCCGGGTTACATCGGCCGCCATGGTTTACCGCGTTCGGCCCAGGAGCTCGACAAGCATCACTTGCTGAGCTTCGTGGGGGCGTCGTCGGATTGGCAGCTGAGCGCGGCACGCGGCGCTGTAGTCAACGTCACGCCGTCGGGGCGGTTCAGTACCAACACTATCAGCGCGCTGCACGCGGCCACGTTGGCGGGGGCGGGCATTGCGTGCTTCACCCAGGCCACCGTGCACAATGATTTGGCGCTAGGCCAGCTTGTGCGCATTCTGCCCAATTACTCATTGGGCGAGCGGCACTACTACGCCCTTTATCCACAAGCCCTGCAGGACGGCTCGCTGGTGCGGTTGCTGCCGGCTTACAAACTGCGCGAACGGCGTATTTTCGCGGTGTACCCGTCGCGGCGGTTTCTGGATGCCAAGGTACGCACCTGGGTGGAGTGGTTACGCGAGCAACTGCCGGTGCTGTTGGGCGATTACGCCGAGGATTTTTAG
- a CDS encoding LysR substrate-binding domain-containing protein has product MNRNDLRRVDLNLLIVFETLMHERSVTRAAEKLFLGQPAISAALSRLRGLFDDPLFVRTGRSMEPSARAVEIFALLSPALDSISTAVSRAAEFDPATSTAVFRIGLSDDVEFALLPQLLKRLRAEAPGIVLVVRRVNYILMPGLLASGEISIGVSYTADLPANAKRKVLRRSLPKLLRADSVPGSLSLDDFCARPHALVSFSGDLSGFIDEELEKLDRKRHVVLAVPQFNGLGTLLAGTDILATVPDYAAEALTSAGGLRAEDPPLPVRTFELHMAWRGSQDNDPGERWLRSRIQMFFGDPDSL; this is encoded by the coding sequence ATGAACCGTAACGACCTGCGTCGTGTCGACCTTAACCTCTTGATCGTATTCGAAACCTTGATGCATGAGCGCAGCGTGACCCGTGCCGCCGAGAAACTGTTTCTCGGTCAGCCGGCCATCAGCGCGGCCTTGTCGCGCCTGCGTGGTCTGTTCGATGACCCGCTGTTTGTACGTACCGGGCGCAGCATGGAACCCTCGGCCCGCGCCGTGGAAATCTTCGCCCTGCTCTCTCCCGCGCTGGACTCGATTTCCACCGCCGTGAGCCGCGCCGCCGAATTCGACCCGGCCACCAGTACGGCCGTGTTCCGTATCGGTTTGTCCGACGACGTTGAATTCGCCCTGCTCCCCCAGTTGCTCAAGCGCCTGCGCGCCGAAGCCCCCGGCATCGTGCTGGTGGTACGCCGCGTTAACTACATCCTGATGCCGGGCCTCTTGGCTTCTGGCGAGATTTCCATCGGCGTCAGCTACACCGCCGACCTACCAGCCAACGCTAAACGCAAAGTACTGCGCCGCAGCTTGCCGAAACTGCTGCGCGCCGACAGCGTGCCCGGCTCGCTGAGCCTGGACGACTTCTGCGCCCGCCCCCACGCGCTGGTGTCGTTCTCCGGCGACCTGAGCGGGTTTATCGATGAAGAGCTGGAAAAGCTCGATCGCAAACGGCACGTGGTCCTCGCCGTGCCGCAGTTCAACGGGTTGGGCACCTTGCTCGCCGGCACCGATATTCTGGCGACCGTGCCGGACTATGCGGCCGAGGCGCTGACCTCAGCAGGCGGTTTGCGCGCAGAGGACCCGCCATTGCCAGTGCGTACGTTCGAACTGCATATGGCCTGGCGTGGGTCGCAGGATAATGACCCAGGCGAACGCTGGCTGCGGTCGCGGATTCAGATGTTTTTTGGCGACCCCGACAGCCTCTAA
- a CDS encoding zinc-dependent alcohol dehydrogenase family protein, with translation MSRTIRFHKFGPAEVLKCEEHVAAQPAPGEVQVRVEAIGISWYDILWRQNLASSHARLPSGLGHEMAGVVVALGDGVDDLAVGDKVASFPAESPNDYPVYGEQIVLPRSALTRYPDVLSPIEASVHYTPLLIAYFAYVDLARVKPGQFALVTDASHCSGPSFVQLGKALGVRVIAATKDSAEREYLLSLGAEKVIVTEEQDLLMQINKFTDNRGVDVVFDGLGGPQMSLLGDVLAPRGSLVLYGLQGGNQTPFPACAAFQKNIQFFVHCIGNFTGKPELGIIQDQVALQRALRDINQLTADRVLVPLKTTVFAFNQFVEAHRYMDECPCRERVALQVEAV, from the coding sequence ATGTCCCGCACGATTCGTTTTCACAAGTTTGGTCCGGCCGAGGTGCTCAAGTGCGAAGAGCATGTAGCCGCGCAGCCCGCACCGGGCGAAGTGCAGGTGCGTGTCGAGGCGATTGGCATCAGCTGGTATGACATTCTATGGCGCCAGAACCTGGCGTCTTCCCATGCACGTCTGCCGTCCGGCCTTGGCCACGAGATGGCCGGGGTGGTTGTAGCCCTCGGCGACGGCGTGGATGACTTGGCAGTGGGCGATAAAGTGGCCAGTTTTCCGGCCGAGAGCCCCAATGATTATCCGGTGTATGGCGAACAGATCGTCCTGCCCCGTTCAGCCTTGACCCGCTATCCGGACGTCTTGAGCCCGATTGAAGCCAGCGTGCACTACACGCCGCTGCTGATTGCCTACTTTGCCTACGTGGACTTGGCGCGGGTCAAACCCGGCCAATTCGCCTTGGTCACCGACGCGAGTCACTGCTCTGGCCCCTCGTTCGTGCAACTGGGCAAAGCCCTGGGCGTGCGGGTGATTGCCGCGACCAAAGACAGTGCCGAGCGTGAGTACCTGCTGTCCCTGGGCGCGGAAAAGGTGATCGTCACTGAAGAACAGGATTTGCTTATGCAGATCAACAAGTTCACCGATAATCGCGGCGTAGACGTGGTGTTCGATGGCTTGGGCGGCCCGCAAATGTCGCTGCTCGGTGATGTACTGGCACCGCGTGGCAGCCTGGTGCTTTATGGCCTGCAAGGTGGCAACCAGACGCCATTCCCGGCCTGCGCCGCCTTCCAGAAGAACATTCAGTTCTTTGTGCACTGCATCGGCAACTTCACCGGCAAGCCGGAGCTTGGCATCATTCAAGACCAGGTTGCGTTGCAGCGTGCCTTGCGTGATATCAACCAACTGACGGCTGATCGCGTGCTGGTGCCGCTTAAAACCACGGTGTTTGCGTTCAACCAGTTCGTGGAAGCGCACCGTTATATGGACGAATGCCCGTGCCGCGAGCGAGTTGCATTGCAGGTTGAAGCTGTTTGA
- a CDS encoding aminotransferase-like domain-containing protein, which yields MTLRGERQADFAYQAVYRYMINLINEVSTDSRVKLPSLRQLSQRLNVSISTIQYAYSLLEKEGRVYSVAKSGYYAWPLAGSPSTLPSGDLLERLYVAARRPGMVVLSSDEPTLLVSLDATLLRLERELVRQYPRHLQAWSQPCGVWELRAALAARYTSSPTRCWHADDVYIGADLRGVLEILIEVLDLPGSTVIVESPCDWLILRLLQDAGVRIIELPWAVDGSLDLAALEGMLRGETVQLVLLSSAVSLPSGVAMQPRERLDVAQLLDHYGCWLLENDTYGELSFKSPPVALRDLVNPERLVVFSSFEKILGPEAPYGYVLTRQMSSELQRQFLLRSFRLSSIRQRAIARVYHSGRIDLHLRSLRQLLREQALDMSQQLDQQLGEHVTYQMPAGGATFWLGSTRAVDMREVFQQMLAQQVVVAPGELFSVGGLHHQHVRLSHTFHGQPSLEVVLAALGEALRQAQID from the coding sequence ATGACGCTGCGTGGTGAGCGGCAGGCGGACTTCGCCTATCAGGCGGTCTATCGCTACATGATCAACCTGATCAACGAGGTCAGTACCGACTCCCGCGTGAAACTGCCGTCGCTGCGCCAGTTATCCCAGCGCCTGAATGTCTCGATTTCCACCATTCAGTATGCGTACTCACTGCTGGAGAAAGAGGGCCGGGTGTATTCGGTGGCCAAGTCAGGCTATTACGCCTGGCCCCTCGCCGGCAGCCCTTCGACGTTGCCAAGTGGGGATTTGCTCGAGCGCCTCTACGTGGCCGCGCGGCGCCCTGGGATGGTGGTGCTCAGTAGCGATGAGCCTACGTTGCTGGTCTCCCTGGACGCGACGTTGCTACGGCTGGAGCGCGAGCTTGTGCGCCAGTACCCGCGCCACTTGCAGGCCTGGTCCCAGCCTTGCGGGGTGTGGGAGCTGCGAGCGGCATTGGCGGCGCGCTACACCTCGTCGCCCACTCGCTGCTGGCATGCCGATGACGTGTATATCGGCGCCGACCTGCGTGGCGTGTTGGAGATTCTCATCGAAGTGCTGGACCTGCCGGGCTCCACGGTGATTGTGGAGTCGCCCTGTGACTGGCTGATTCTGCGCCTGCTGCAAGATGCCGGTGTGCGCATCATTGAGTTGCCTTGGGCGGTGGATGGCAGCCTGGACCTGGCGGCGCTCGAAGGGATGTTACGCGGGGAGACAGTGCAACTGGTGTTGCTGTCATCAGCGGTCAGCCTGCCGTCGGGGGTTGCCATGCAGCCACGCGAGCGCCTGGACGTGGCGCAACTGCTTGATCATTACGGTTGCTGGCTGCTGGAAAACGACACCTATGGTGAGCTGAGTTTCAAGTCACCGCCTGTTGCCCTGCGCGATTTGGTCAACCCTGAGCGGCTGGTGGTGTTTTCCTCCTTCGAAAAAATACTCGGGCCAGAGGCGCCTTACGGTTATGTGCTGACCCGGCAGATGAGCAGCGAATTACAACGTCAGTTCCTGTTGCGCTCGTTCCGGTTGTCCTCGATTCGCCAGCGCGCCATTGCACGCGTCTATCACAGCGGGCGAATCGACCTGCACCTGCGCAGCTTGCGCCAGCTACTGCGTGAGCAGGCCTTGGACATGAGCCAGCAGTTGGACCAGCAGTTGGGTGAACACGTGACCTACCAGATGCCCGCCGGTGGTGCGACCTTCTGGCTAGGCTCCACCCGTGCGGTGGACATGCGCGAGGTATTCCAGCAAATGCTGGCACAGCAGGTGGTCGTGGCGCCTGGGGAACTGTTCAGCGTCGGCGGCCTGCACCACCAACATGTGCGCTTGAGCCATACCTTCCACGGGCAGCCCAGCCTGGAAGTTGTGCTGGCGGCACTGGGCGAGGCACTGCGGCAGGCTCAAATCGATTAG